The following are encoded in a window of Lactobacillus panisapium genomic DNA:
- a CDS encoding TatD family hydrolase: protein MLTDAHCHLENNQELANLLVKKQITTIVNCQTPEEWHINQKLTRNMEPLSFGIHPWDANRLTLQGVLPYLEQADVVGEIGLDSVWTENSLDCQKEVFTAQIEWAQASNRPVILHTKGCEKTILATIRQFPNRYLIHWYDCSNYQREYVDLNCYFSFCLAILDDANVIKLARKVPLNRLLIETDGLSSVEWLENKPVKVEDYPLILDQTLTALADLRQVDKNMLTKQVAANLQRFLGK from the coding sequence ATGCTAACAGATGCTCATTGCCATTTAGAAAATAATCAAGAACTGGCAAATTTGCTCGTCAAAAAACAGATTACAACAATTGTTAATTGCCAGACACCAGAGGAATGGCACATTAACCAAAAACTGACCCGGAACATGGAGCCCCTTAGTTTTGGCATACATCCATGGGATGCTAACAGACTAACCCTGCAAGGGGTATTGCCCTATCTTGAGCAAGCTGACGTTGTAGGTGAAATCGGGCTCGATTCCGTTTGGACAGAAAATAGCTTGGACTGTCAAAAGGAAGTTTTCACCGCACAAATTGAGTGGGCCCAAGCATCCAATCGCCCAGTTATTTTACACACTAAGGGATGCGAAAAGACCATTTTAGCTACAATCAGGCAATTTCCCAATCGCTATTTAATTCATTGGTACGATTGCAGTAATTACCAGCGGGAATATGTCGATCTTAACTGTTATTTCAGCTTCTGCCTAGCTATTTTAGACGATGCTAACGTAATTAAGCTGGCAAGAAAGGTCCCCTTAAATCGCTTGCTAATTGAGACAGATGGCTTAAGTTCGGTTGAGTGGTTGGAAAATAAACCGGTAAAAGTCGAAGACTACCCTCTTATTTTAGACCAAACACTAACGGCCCTGGCAGACTTGCGTCAGGTTGATAAAAATATGCTGACAAAGCAAGTCGCCGCTAATTTACAACGCTTTTTAGGCAAGTAA